The sequence GCCGCCGAGCAGGGTCGTCGTCTGGATCTCGGCGCGGGTCTTCGGACCGAGGTCGATCCCGGCGTTCACGTGCCAGGAGACGATGACCCTGCCGTGGGCGAAGTCGGGCTCCACGGCGGTGATCCGGCCGGACTTCACCCCGGCGACCCGCACGTCCTGGCCCTTCTTCAGCCCGGCGGTGTCGCTGAACTCCCCGCTCATCGTGTAGCCGCGCTCGAGCAGGTGCAGCTGGCCGAGGGCGAACGCGAACACGCAGCCCGCGCCGAGCGCGGCCAGGGTGACGATCGCGACGATCTTGTGGTTGACGTCGCGCAGCGACTTCAGCGCCATCAGCCGCCACCCCCCAGCAGCATCTTCCTGAGCTTGGTGAGGTCGTCCTTGCTGGGCTGGCCCGCACCGGGCGACTTCGGCAGCTCCATCGGGAACGGGCAGGGGCCCTGGACGACGTTCAGGCAGAGCGCGTTGGTGCGCAGGTAGTGGCCGCCGTTCGCGGACGCGAACAGCTGCCGGAGGGTCAGCGGGAGCTGCTGCACCATCTTCTCCAGCTGGTCGACGTTCAGCCGGAACGTCTCGCTGAACCTGCCGAGGTTGGTGATGATGCGGGCGAGCTGCGCGTCGTTGCCCCCGAGCACCTGGTTGAGGTTGGTGGTCACGCCCGAGATCTCCACGACCGCGCTCTCCAGCAGCTTGCGGTTGTTGGCGAAGACCCTGGTCAGCGACTCCAGGTTGTCGGCGCTGGCGGCGATCTGCCGGTCCCGGGTGGCGATCGCGTCGCTCACCGTCTCGTAGTCGTCGATCATCCCCTTGATCGTCTTCTTCCGGGCCGCGAACGTCTGCAGCAGCATGTCCAGGTTGTCGGTCAGCAGCGAGATGCTCTGCTCGTTGCCGTCCAGCGCCTGGGAGAAGGCGAAAAGGATCTTGTTGAGCTGGTTCGGGTCCAGGTTGCGGGTGAGCGGGCCGAGGCTGTTGACGATGTCGCCGAGGTCCACCACCGACCTGGTGTGCGGGACGCGGTCGCCGTCGCCCAGCCTGCCCTGGCTCGACCCGGGCTCCAGGTAGACGACCCGCTGCCCCATCACGTTGCGCCAGCGGATCGCGGCGGTGGAGTCGGAGGGCAGCCGGACCTCCTTGTCGACGGCCATCTTCACCACGGCCTTGCCGCGCACCACCTTGATGCCCGCGACCTGGCCGACGGGCGTGCCCGCCACCTTCACGGCGTCGCCCTCCAGCAGGCCGGTGACGTCGTCGAACGTGGCGGACAGCCGGTAGCGGGACTTGAAGCTCGTGCCGAGGATCTGCTGGCCGATGTAGAACGTGAGCAGCCCGGTCAACGCCACGAACACCAGGAACTTCAGGATCGTGGAGTACTCGGGCCCGCGCGCGGTCTTGCCGCGCAGCAGCGGGCTCACGGCCGCGTCCCCGTCGCCGTGCGGCCCTGCCCGCCCCGCCCGCCGCCCGTGCCGGGGAGCGGCACGTCGAACGCGGTCGCCTTGGGCTTGACCGCGCAGACGTCGATGAGGATCTGGCAGATGTCCAGCGGGAGGTCGTCGCGTGCCTGGGCGATCAGGGTGCCCTCCGGTCCGGGGATGCGGATGATCTGCGCCAGCAGGCCGAAGAACCCGGTCAGGCTGTCGAGCAGCACCGGGACGTTGCGGCGCTGCCCGTTGAACACCCGCACGACCTGGCCGCCCGAGTCGATGATCCTGCCGAGGTTGCGGCCGTGCTGCTCCAGGTTCGTGCCGACGGTCTGGCCGAGCCGGGTCGACTCGTCCAGCAGCTGGGTGACCTTGTCGGGTCGCTCGTTGACGACCTGGGAGAGCCGGTTGAAGTCCCCGGCGAACCGGGTGAGGGTGTCGCCGCGCGACTCCAGCGTCCCGGACAGGCCGTTGATGTCGTTCAGCAGCGACTGGATCGCGGCCCGGTCCTTGTAGGTCGCGTCGACGACGATCGCGCCGTTGTCGATCGTCCGGCGCAGCGCCGGCCCCTGCCCGGAGAGCCCGGCGCCGAACGTGTGCAGGAGGGTCGCCACGTCGTCGGGGTTGATCGCCCGCGTGAGCCGGTAGGTGGGCCAGGCCGTGTCCGACAGCTCCTTCGGGTCGTTGGTCTTCGCGATCCGCCCGCCGTCCTTCAGGTAGGGGCCGGTCAGCTCGTGCGCGCCGAGGTCGAGGGCGAGGTCCTTCGGGCCGAACACCGAGACCGGCTCGACCGTCGCGACGGCCGTGTCGGCCACCCTGACGCCCTTGTCGACCCGGAGCCGGACGGTGACCCTGCCGTTGCGGTCGAGCTTGACCTCCTCGACCGCGCCGACCGCGATCCCGCGGACCTTCACATCGGACTTGCCGGGGTCGAGGCCCTGCCCGGCGCGGCCGAACGTCGCGTCGTAGTAGGTGGAGCCCGCGTGGGACGGCGTGGAACCGATCGCGACGAACGCCGCGGCCGCCGCGATGACGCCGGCGCCGACCAGCCCGAAGACCGTCCGGGACCGGCTGGACAGTGATTCGTCGCTCATCCGGTCAGCCTCACCGTGCTGCCGTGGCCCCAGAAGATGTACGACAGGACCAGGTTCATCAGGATCATCAGGATGGTCGACTCCCGGATGGCGCGGCCGGCGGCGACGCCGACGCCGACCGGACCGCCCGCCGCGTAGTAGCCGCGGTAGCAGTGGATGAACATGATGATGAAGGCGAACACCGCGACCTTGATGACGCTGTAGAACACGTCGATCGGCGGCAGGTAGAGGTGGAAGTAGTAGTCGTAGATGCCGGGTGAGAGGCCGAAGTACTGGATCGTGATGAACCTCGTGGCGAAGAACGCCATGAACAGCGAGACCAGGTACAGCGGCACCAGCGCGATGACGCCCGCGGCGACCCGGGTGCACACCAGGTAGGCCAGGGAGTTGATGCCCATGACCTCCAGCGCGTCGATCTCCTCGGAGATCCGCATCGCGCCGATCTCGGCGGTGAACCCGGTGCCGACCTGCGCGACCAGCGCGACGCCCGCGATGATCGGGGTGACCTCGCGGACGTTGGAGTAGCTCGCGACCAGTCCGGTGAACGCCTCGGCGCCGATGCGCTCCAGCCCGGGGTAGCCCTGGAGGCCGACCATGGCGCCGGTGGCGAGCGACATCGTCGCGATCACGAAGATCATGCCGCCGCCGATGACGAGCGCGCCCACGCCGACGGTGATGTCGCTGACCTGCTTGGCGAGGGTCTTGCCGTACTTGCGGCGGATGATGATGTCGACCAGGAGGTGGTACAGGACCCGGCCGAGGAACACCGGCAGGTCGGCCGACGCGGCGAGGCCCGCGGTGCGGCCCCTGACGGCGCGGCCCAGCTTGCGGACGGGGAATATGGCGACCATCAGAACCTCGGGGGGAAGAGGACCTGGTAGATCATGGTGAGGATGTAGTTCGTCGCGAACACCACGATCGAGGTGACGACCACGGCCCGGTTCACCGCGCGGCCGACGCCGACGGGTCCGTAGTCGCAGTTCATGCCCATGTAGCAGGCGACCGCGGCGGCGATGAATCCGAACACCCACGCCTTGAACAGCGTGATCATCAGGTCCGAGAACTGCAGCAGGGTGGTGGCGCCGTCGAAGAACGCGCCGGGGCTGACGCCCTGCTGGATGACGTTGAAGTAGTACCCGCCGATGACGCCCGCGAGGATCACCACCGAGCAGAGCAGTCCGGACACCATGCTCGCCGCCCACAGCCTGGGGGTGACCAGGCGGTGGATCGGGTTGATGCCCATGACCTCCATCGCCGCGAGTTCGTCGCGGATGTTGCGGGCCCCCATGTCGGCGGTGATGGCCGACCCGCCCACGCCGGAGACCAGCAGCGCCGCGGCCAGCGGCGCCACCTGCTGGATCATCGCCGCGGTGAGCAGCGCCCCGGTGCCCGACTGCGCGCCGAGCTGCCGGGCGATGTCGCCCACCTGAAGTGAGATGGTCGCGCCGAGCGGCACGGCGATGAGCATGACCGGCACGCTCGTGACGCGTGCGAGGAACCAGCACTGCTCGACGAATTCGCCCCACCACTGGCGCAGGTCCCAGGTGCGGCGCAGCCCTTCGAGGAGGGTCACGCACAGCAGTCCGGTCTCGTCGAGTGCTCTCCCGACGCGTCTGCGTGCCAGGTCCGGGGCCTTGTTCAGGCTCAGGGCCATCAGCCGGTGCCCTCCCCCGGGGCGGGGATGAGAAGGGTCACTCCAGCCTCCTTCGTGCTCGGACGTCGGCGCCCATCCGAAACACCGGATCCTGCCGGTACCGCGGGGGCGCCCTCGTCATGCTCGTTCGCGCGCCACAGCGGTCTCGGCCGAGACCGGTTACCACACGCGACTCCGCGCACCCTCAAGAGCACACGGGCTCCGCCTGTGATTTGAGGCACTCTATTGGAAGAAGGTCTAAGAAGCGAGTACTTACATCTGGTTTTGTCCGAAGCTACGATCAGCCGGTGCAGACCGAGGCGCGACGAGGCGTAGAAGACGAGATGGACGACGGCGTGGACCCGCTGGTCATGGGCGTGCGCGACCGCTGGGAGGGCCAGGGGCTGCTCGGCGATCCGTGGCCGTTCCTGGCGATCTGTTCGGTCGGGCGGCTCAACCAGTTGCTCAAGAAGGCCCTGGACGTGGAGCTGAAGAGGCTGGATCTCACCCAGACCGGCTACTTCCTGCTGACCACGCTCGCGCTCACCGTCCACGGCCGGGCACGGCTGAGCACGCTCGGCCGGATCCTGATGATGCACCCGACCACGGTGAAGCTCACCGTGGACCAGCTGGAGGCGGCCGGGCTCGTCGGCCGGACCCCGCATCCCCGCGACCGGCGCGCCACGCTCGTCGAGATCACCGCGGCGGGACGGGAGCGGGCCAACCAGGTGAGCCAGGCGCTGGAGGCGCCCGGCGGCGCGCTCGCGGCGTTCGACGGGATGCACCGCGAGCTCTTCGAGGCGCTGCAACCCGCGCGTCTGGCCGCCGGCGACGTGGAACTGCTGAACCCCGGCGGGGGGCGCGGCCGTGGACGACAGGCCGGGTGAACCGGGTATCGTCCGGCCTGCGTACTTGCTCTTCGAGAGCACCACACCCGGGCGATAAGGCAGTCTTCTCCTATGCCACAGAGTCACGGCACGCGCAGACGTCCCGCGGAGGAAGCCGGAGGCGCTCAAGGGAGCGCCGGGGGGCGTCGCGGCTCCAGGAGGGCCGGCACCAGGCGCGCCACGCGCGTGCCGGAACCCCGCACGTCGCCTGACGGCCGCGACGCGGGGGGACCCTACGGACCGGAGTTCCTGGAGCCGGACGACTCCCGCGACCCGTACGAGGAACCGGAGGCGCCCCGGGAGCGCGAGGGCGGGCGGCGCGTCCGGCGGGTGCTCACCAGCAACGTCACCATCACGATCGCGGCGATCGGCGTGCTCGGCGGTGCGTTGACGGTGGTCGACCTCGGCAGCTTCGTCGACGACGCGAGCGAGCCGCCCAAGGCCGCGAGCGCGGGCCTGTCCACCAACGACATGCTCGCGAAGCTGACCTCGGCGTCCGACATGGACAAGGTCGCGGCCGACGCGGTCGCGGTCGCCAAGAAGCGCGCCTACGAGGAGCACCAGCGGGAGCTGAAGCGGCTCAAGGAGAAGGCCAAGCGGGACGCGGCGGCGCGGGCGAAGCTCAAGGCCGAGCAGGAGCGCGAGCGGCTCGCCAAGTCGAACCCGAGCGCCGGTCAGAACAAGGCGTTCGGCAAGAAGATGAACGCGATCAAGGGATGGGACCGCTGCTGGCCGTCCCTGCTGACGCTGTGGAACCACGAGAGCGGCTGGAACGAGCGGGCCGAGAACCCCTCCAGCGGCGCGTACGGCATCCCGCAGGCACTGCCCGGCTCCAAGCTGGCGAGCGCGGGCGCCGACTGGCGCACCAGCTCCCCCACCCAGATCGCGTGGGGCCTCGGCTACATCAAGGCGCGCTACAAGGACCCCTGCGGCGCCTGGGCCTGGTGGCAGGCGCACAACTGGTACTGAGCCCAACCGGGCGGCCCGGCCTGGCACCATGGTGTGATGCGGACGAGCAGGGCGCGCCGCGCCGGCGACGAGCGGGCGAACGGCACGGGTGAGGGCGCCGGAGCCGAGGGCGGCGGGGGCCGTCAGTGGGCCCGCGCCGACGCGACCCGCCAGGCGCTGCTGACCGCGGCGCTGCGGGTCTTCGCCGACCGCGGCTACGCCGACGCGGGCATCGCCGAGATCGTGGAGCGGTCCGGTATCAGCGTCGGCAGCCTCTACCACCACTACGGCGGCAAGGCCGGCCTCTACGTGGCGCTGTGGGAGGACCTCACCGAGGAGCAGGAGGCGAGCGCCGCGCAGGCGGTGTCCGCCGCCCGCAAGGACGGCGAGTCCGACCCGATCGCGCTGTTCATCGCGGGCGCCCGCGCCTACCTGCGGGTGTGCTGGGAGCGGCGCGAGGCGGCCCGGCTCTTCCTCGCCGGCGAGGGCCCGTCCGGGTCGTCGCTGATGCGCCGCAGCCGCGCCCAGCACTGGATCGCGCAGAACACCAAGCTGCTGCGCGGC is a genomic window of Actinomadura citrea containing:
- a CDS encoding MCE family protein, translated to MSPLLRGKTARGPEYSTILKFLVFVALTGLLTFYIGQQILGTSFKSRYRLSATFDDVTGLLEGDAVKVAGTPVGQVAGIKVVRGKAVVKMAVDKEVRLPSDSTAAIRWRNVMGQRVVYLEPGSSQGRLGDGDRVPHTRSVVDLGDIVNSLGPLTRNLDPNQLNKILFAFSQALDGNEQSISLLTDNLDMLLQTFAARKKTIKGMIDDYETVSDAIATRDRQIAASADNLESLTRVFANNRKLLESAVVEISGVTTNLNQVLGGNDAQLARIITNLGRFSETFRLNVDQLEKMVQQLPLTLRQLFASANGGHYLRTNALCLNVVQGPCPFPMELPKSPGAGQPSKDDLTKLRKMLLGGGG
- a CDS encoding MlaD family protein; translation: MSDESLSSRSRTVFGLVGAGVIAAAAAFVAIGSTPSHAGSTYYDATFGRAGQGLDPGKSDVKVRGIAVGAVEEVKLDRNGRVTVRLRVDKGVRVADTAVATVEPVSVFGPKDLALDLGAHELTGPYLKDGGRIAKTNDPKELSDTAWPTYRLTRAINPDDVATLLHTFGAGLSGQGPALRRTIDNGAIVVDATYKDRAAIQSLLNDINGLSGTLESRGDTLTRFAGDFNRLSQVVNERPDKVTQLLDESTRLGQTVGTNLEQHGRNLGRIIDSGGQVVRVFNGQRRNVPVLLDSLTGFFGLLAQIIRIPGPEGTLIAQARDDLPLDICQILIDVCAVKPKATAFDVPLPGTGGGRGGQGRTATGTRP
- a CDS encoding ABC transporter permease, coding for MVAIFPVRKLGRAVRGRTAGLAASADLPVFLGRVLYHLLVDIIIRRKYGKTLAKQVSDITVGVGALVIGGGMIFVIATMSLATGAMVGLQGYPGLERIGAEAFTGLVASYSNVREVTPIIAGVALVAQVGTGFTAEIGAMRISEEIDALEVMGINSLAYLVCTRVAAGVIALVPLYLVSLFMAFFATRFITIQYFGLSPGIYDYYFHLYLPPIDVFYSVIKVAVFAFIIMFIHCYRGYYAAGGPVGVGVAAGRAIRESTILMILMNLVLSYIFWGHGSTVRLTG
- a CDS encoding MlaE family ABC transporter permease yields the protein MALSLNKAPDLARRRVGRALDETGLLCVTLLEGLRRTWDLRQWWGEFVEQCWFLARVTSVPVMLIAVPLGATISLQVGDIARQLGAQSGTGALLTAAMIQQVAPLAAALLVSGVGGSAITADMGARNIRDELAAMEVMGINPIHRLVTPRLWAASMVSGLLCSVVILAGVIGGYYFNVIQQGVSPGAFFDGATTLLQFSDLMITLFKAWVFGFIAAAVACYMGMNCDYGPVGVGRAVNRAVVVTSIVVFATNYILTMIYQVLFPPRF
- a CDS encoding MarR family winged helix-turn-helix transcriptional regulator, with product MDDGVDPLVMGVRDRWEGQGLLGDPWPFLAICSVGRLNQLLKKALDVELKRLDLTQTGYFLLTTLALTVHGRARLSTLGRILMMHPTTVKLTVDQLEAAGLVGRTPHPRDRRATLVEITAAGRERANQVSQALEAPGGALAAFDGMHRELFEALQPARLAAGDVELLNPGGGRGRGRQAG
- a CDS encoding lytic transglycosylase domain-containing protein → MPEPRTSPDGRDAGGPYGPEFLEPDDSRDPYEEPEAPREREGGRRVRRVLTSNVTITIAAIGVLGGALTVVDLGSFVDDASEPPKAASAGLSTNDMLAKLTSASDMDKVAADAVAVAKKRAYEEHQRELKRLKEKAKRDAAARAKLKAEQERERLAKSNPSAGQNKAFGKKMNAIKGWDRCWPSLLTLWNHESGWNERAENPSSGAYGIPQALPGSKLASAGADWRTSSPTQIAWGLGYIKARYKDPCGAWAWWQAHNWY
- a CDS encoding TetR/AcrR family transcriptional regulator, whose product is MRTSRARRAGDERANGTGEGAGAEGGGGRQWARADATRQALLTAALRVFADRGYADAGIAEIVERSGISVGSLYHHYGGKAGLYVALWEDLTEEQEASAAQAVSAARKDGESDPIALFIAGARAYLRVCWERREAARLFLAGEGPSGSSLMRRSRAQHWIAQNTKLLRGPSGDAPAGRPEQVLSLVLTTVIGEAGREIATAEDEAEAAEIIDEVCRILIRLAR